In Treponema primitia ZAS-2, a genomic segment contains:
- a CDS encoding HK97 family phage prohead protease translates to MVILRNKGGEIAVRDRAGLLAFLRGELGMGKDEGGIRNVESGLEVIAAAPFVLALQTGDVQDTASGVAWTFSTFDLDRFDERIDPAGWDYKQFMQNPVIQWAHKYDIPAIGRADGLYADGKGLHGSIIFNDRDYDAFGWGIGERVKAGVIRAGSVGFRVLEIEIPSKKDAEDGTTLIFRKQELLEFSVCNVPANPWALAKAALAKASPAEGGPVALDLQASRQFLGGLIQG, encoded by the coding sequence ATGGTGATTCTGAGGAATAAGGGCGGGGAAATTGCGGTGCGGGACCGGGCGGGGCTGCTTGCGTTTCTGCGGGGGGAATTGGGAATGGGGAAGGATGAGGGAGGAATCAGGAATGTTGAATCCGGTTTGGAGGTGATTGCGGCGGCACCCTTTGTCCTGGCGCTTCAAACGGGGGATGTCCAGGACACTGCCTCTGGCGTGGCCTGGACATTCAGTACCTTTGACCTTGACCGCTTTGACGAACGCATTGACCCTGCGGGCTGGGACTATAAACAGTTTATGCAAAACCCGGTGATTCAGTGGGCGCACAAATACGACATCCCGGCGATTGGCCGGGCCGATGGGCTGTATGCCGATGGCAAGGGGCTGCACGGGTCCATCATCTTTAATGACAGGGACTATGACGCTTTTGGCTGGGGTATCGGGGAACGGGTAAAGGCCGGGGTTATCAGGGCAGGGTCCGTGGGGTTCCGGGTACTGGAAATCGAGATTCCTTCAAAGAAGGATGCGGAGGATGGGACTACGCTGATTTTTCGCAAGCAGGAACTTTTGGAATTCAGCGTGTGCAATGTCCCGGCGAATCCCTGGGCGCTGGCGAAGGCAGCTCTGGCCAAAGCTTCCCCGGCGGAAGGCGGCCCGGTGGCGCTTGATTTGCAGGCTTCCCGGCAATTCCTGGGCGGGCTTATTCAGGGGTAA
- a CDS encoding response regulator transcription factor → MANNIIVASTSVPIAEYIRKNIEQLTRNEPVLLASGLEDLKEKIKRFQARLVFLESNFADIATPYLMAVLKGKSERARFAIFSFEKAVCQEVERFYNLGAAGYLNYRDGPEACLKGCRKLLEGKEYFPEEIAETGALQHFSDYRLGELKQQGLTMQDRELMCLLSRGKTAGEIGGLLHLTYETVKNYKSRIYKKCGIKNAVQLLLFALYMGYVSLEEVLKAAFGEGGNMMDTGVYGDSEE, encoded by the coding sequence ATGGCGAATAATATTATTGTGGCGAGTACTTCGGTACCGATTGCAGAATATATTCGCAAAAATATCGAGCAGCTGACCCGTAATGAGCCGGTGCTGCTTGCTTCTGGTTTGGAGGATTTGAAGGAAAAAATAAAACGGTTTCAGGCGCGGCTGGTGTTTCTGGAATCGAATTTTGCGGACATTGCTACGCCGTATCTAATGGCGGTTTTGAAGGGGAAAAGCGAGCGGGCCCGGTTTGCGATTTTCAGTTTTGAGAAGGCGGTGTGCCAGGAAGTGGAGCGTTTCTACAACCTGGGGGCGGCGGGGTACTTGAATTACCGGGATGGGCCTGAGGCCTGTTTGAAGGGCTGCCGGAAACTGCTTGAGGGGAAAGAATACTTTCCGGAAGAAATAGCTGAAACCGGGGCTTTACAGCATTTTTCTGACTATCGCCTGGGGGAACTTAAGCAGCAGGGCTTGACCATGCAGGACCGGGAACTGATGTGCCTGTTGAGCCGGGGAAAAACGGCTGGGGAGATTGGCGGGCTCCTGCATCTGACCTATGAGACCGTGAAGAACTACAAGAGCCGGATTTACAAAAAGTGCGGGATAAAAAATGCGGTGCAGCTTTTATTGTTTGCCTTGTATATGGGCTATGTGAGCCTGGAAGAAGTGCTGAAGGCCGCTTTCGGGGAAGGCGGGAACATGATGGACACGGGGGTGTATGGTGATTCTGAGGAATAA